Proteins encoded within one genomic window of Rhododendron vialii isolate Sample 1 chromosome 1a, ASM3025357v1:
- the LOC131330426 gene encoding protein NUCLEAR FUSION DEFECTIVE 4-like isoform X1 — protein MVGQSRKWMILVASTWIQAFTGTNFDFSSYSSELKSVLGISQLELNYLSVASDMGKAFGWCSGVSLLYFPLWVVMFMAAFMGLLGYGVQWLVIRGVISLPYFLVFLLCLLAGCSICWFNTVCYVLCIRNFPANRPLALSLSISFNGVSAALYTLIANAVSDSDSNYSLYLLLNALVPLLTSSAALLPVLRPPPPHSLPLPPDSVRCDSLTFLYLNIVAIFTGLYLLLLNSLSSESTFIARILFSGAVLLLALPIFTPGITYARGWARQAFHSKFEGSSFNLVDVEDLELHKELIGRESPNGSGRVTGAKQGFLVDLIEKDLVAVLGEEHPLKWVVRRRDFWLYYAAYFCGGTIGLVYSNNLGQISQSLGFSDRTSSIVTLYSTCSFFGRLLSAAPDFLCDKVYFARTGWFALAIVPTPIAFLLLAISGSETALTAATALIGLSSGFVFAAAVSITSELFGPNSAGVNHNILITNIPLGSILYGLVAALVYDANIQSSNRVVIVGDSMVCMGRKCYFDTFLLWGSMSLLGLVCSGLLFLRTRHAYDRLERTRNRIQSA, from the exons ATGGTAGGACAATCGAGAAAATGGATGATATTGGTGGCGAGTACGTGGATACAGGCATTCACGGGCACGAATTTCGACTTCTCGTCCTACTCGTCGGAATTGAAGTCGGTGTTGGGGATATCCCAATTGGAGCTCAACTATTTGTCGGTGGCGTCGGACATGGGTAAGGCGTTCGGGTGGTGTTCTGGTGTCTCGCTCTTGTATTTCCCCCTCTGGGTCGTCATGTTCATGGCCGCTTTCATGGGCCTTTTGGGTTACGGGGTTCAATGGCTTGTTATTCGAGGCGTCATCTCCTTGCCTTATTTCCtg GTGTTCCTGCTGTGCTTGTTAGCAGGATGCAGCATCTGCTGGTTCAACACAGTCTGCTACGTCCTCTGCATCAGAAACTTCCCGGCCAACCGTCCCCTAGCCTTATCCCTCAGCATCAGCTTCAACGGCGTCAGCGCCGCCCTCTACACCCTCATCGCCAACGCGGTCTCCGACTCCGACAGCAACTACTCCCTCTACCTCCTCCTCAATGCCCTCGTCCCCCTCCTCACCTCCTCCGCCGCCCTCCTGCCCGTCCTCCGCCCTCCTCCTCCCCACTCCCTCCCCCTCCCTCCAGACTCCGTCCGCTGCGACTCCCTCACCTTCCTCTACCTCAACATCGTTGCCATCTTCACCGGCCtctacctcctcctcctcaactctctctcctccgaatCCACCTTCATTGCCCGTATCCTCTTTTCCGGAGCCGTCTTGCTCTTAGCCCTGCCTATTTTCACCCCAGGAATCACCTACGCCCGAGGCTGGGCCCGCCAGGCCTTCCACAGCAAGTTCGAGGGATCCAGTTTCAACCTGGTCGACGTTGAAGATTTGGAGCTCCACAAGGAGTTAATCGGGAGGGAGAGTCCAAATGGATCGGGTCGGGTCACGGGGGCGAAACAGGGGTTTCTTGtggatttgattgagaaggatcTGGTGGCAGTGCTCGGGGAGGAGCACCCGTTGAAGTGGGTGGTGCGGCGGAGGGATTTCTGGTTGTATTATGCGGCATATTTCTGTGGGGGAACTATTGGGTTGGTTTATAGCAACAACTTGGGGCAGATTTCGCAGTCGTTGGGGTTCAGTGACAGGACTAGCTCCATCGTGACGCTTTATTCTACTTGCTCCTTCTTCGGTCGGTTGCTCTCTGCTGCGCCCGACTTTCTATGTGA CAAGGTATACTTTGCGAGGACAGGGTGGTTCGCGCTAGCGATTGTGCCAACGCCGATTGCCTTCCTCCTCCTCGCCATATCAGGCAGCGAGACGGCCTTGACTGCCGCCACTGCCTTGATTGGACTAAGCTCTGGATTCGTATTCGCGGCAGCAGTATCAATCACGTCAGAGTTGTTCGGACCGAACAGCGCCGGCGTCAACCATAACATTCTCATAACCAACATCCCCCTCGGCTCAATCCTTTACGGTCTGGTCGCGGCCCTGGTTTACGACGCCAATATACAGAGCTCAAACCGGGTAGTTATAGTGGGGGACTCCATGGTGTGCATGGGAAGGAAGTGCTACTTTGACACATTCTTGTTGTGGGGCAGCATGTCTCTTTTGGGTCTGGTTTGTAGTGGTCTGCTTTTTCTAAGGACCCGTCACGCCTACGATCGCCTCGAAAGGACCCGAAATCGGATTCAATCCGCTTAG
- the LOC131330426 gene encoding protein NUCLEAR FUSION DEFECTIVE 4-like isoform X2, whose protein sequence is MVGQSRKWMILVASTWIQAFTGTNFDFSSYSSELKSVLGISQLELNYLSVASDMGKAFGWCSGVSLLYFPLWVVMFMAAFMGLLGYGVQWLVIRGVISLPYFLVFLLCLLAGCSICWFNTVCYVLCIRNFPANRPLALSLSISFNGVSAALYTLIANAVSDSDSNYSLYLLLNALVPLLTSSAALLPVLRPPPPHSLPLPPDSVRCDSLTFLYLNIVAIFTGLYLLLLNSLSSESTFIARILFSGAVLLLALPIFTPGITYARGWARQAFHSKFEGSSFNLVDVEDLELHKELIGRESPNGSGRVTGAKQGFLVDLIEKDLVAVLGEEHPLKWVVRRRDFWLYYAAYFCGGTIGLVYSNNLGQISQSLGFSDRTSSIVTLYSTCSFFGRLLSAAPDFLSRYTLRGQGGSR, encoded by the exons ATGGTAGGACAATCGAGAAAATGGATGATATTGGTGGCGAGTACGTGGATACAGGCATTCACGGGCACGAATTTCGACTTCTCGTCCTACTCGTCGGAATTGAAGTCGGTGTTGGGGATATCCCAATTGGAGCTCAACTATTTGTCGGTGGCGTCGGACATGGGTAAGGCGTTCGGGTGGTGTTCTGGTGTCTCGCTCTTGTATTTCCCCCTCTGGGTCGTCATGTTCATGGCCGCTTTCATGGGCCTTTTGGGTTACGGGGTTCAATGGCTTGTTATTCGAGGCGTCATCTCCTTGCCTTATTTCCtg GTGTTCCTGCTGTGCTTGTTAGCAGGATGCAGCATCTGCTGGTTCAACACAGTCTGCTACGTCCTCTGCATCAGAAACTTCCCGGCCAACCGTCCCCTAGCCTTATCCCTCAGCATCAGCTTCAACGGCGTCAGCGCCGCCCTCTACACCCTCATCGCCAACGCGGTCTCCGACTCCGACAGCAACTACTCCCTCTACCTCCTCCTCAATGCCCTCGTCCCCCTCCTCACCTCCTCCGCCGCCCTCCTGCCCGTCCTCCGCCCTCCTCCTCCCCACTCCCTCCCCCTCCCTCCAGACTCCGTCCGCTGCGACTCCCTCACCTTCCTCTACCTCAACATCGTTGCCATCTTCACCGGCCtctacctcctcctcctcaactctctctcctccgaatCCACCTTCATTGCCCGTATCCTCTTTTCCGGAGCCGTCTTGCTCTTAGCCCTGCCTATTTTCACCCCAGGAATCACCTACGCCCGAGGCTGGGCCCGCCAGGCCTTCCACAGCAAGTTCGAGGGATCCAGTTTCAACCTGGTCGACGTTGAAGATTTGGAGCTCCACAAGGAGTTAATCGGGAGGGAGAGTCCAAATGGATCGGGTCGGGTCACGGGGGCGAAACAGGGGTTTCTTGtggatttgattgagaaggatcTGGTGGCAGTGCTCGGGGAGGAGCACCCGTTGAAGTGGGTGGTGCGGCGGAGGGATTTCTGGTTGTATTATGCGGCATATTTCTGTGGGGGAACTATTGGGTTGGTTTATAGCAACAACTTGGGGCAGATTTCGCAGTCGTTGGGGTTCAGTGACAGGACTAGCTCCATCGTGACGCTTTATTCTACTTGCTCCTTCTTCGGTCGGTTGCTCTCTGCTGCGCCCGACTTTCTAT CAAGGTATACTTTGCGAGGACAGGGTGGTTCGCGCTAG
- the LOC131326186 gene encoding uncharacterized protein LOC131326186 gives MEQGRERDFRVPIISCSFFLSSLTGGILLTCWLLDVKGSQPWFPIFSFALIGLPWIFWFLTYIYAFIKPCVRQDYAGGGIGNRGKPAANSARNVSFTFPSDQTVNSPTGKRQVKFGAVVVMGGDRGSGEQSGNSAGGGASNFSGASSSENERPLNLNVSFSS, from the coding sequence ATGGaacaggggagagagagagatttcagaGTCCCCATCATCTCTtgttctttcttcctctcttccCTAACCGGTGGAATTCTCCTCACCTGTTGGCTTCTTGACGTAAAGGGTTCCCAGCCCTGGTTTCCCattttttcctttgctttgATAGGCCTCCCGTGGATTTTCTGGTTCCTGACATACATCTACGCCTTCATCAAACCTTGCGTCCGACAAGACTATGCCGGCGGTGGCATCGGCAATCGTGGGAAGCCGGCTGCCAATTCCGCCAGGAACGTTAGTTTTACATTCCCAAGTGACCAAACTGTGAATTCTCCCACCGGAAAAAGGCAAGTGAAGTTTGGGGCGGTGGTTGTGATGGGTGGCGATAGGGGTAGCGGAGAGCAGAGTGGAAACTCTGCCGGCGGTGGTGCTAGCAATTTTTCGGGTGCTTCGTCGAGCGAAAATGAAAGGCCATTAAATTTAAATGTATCCTTCTCTTCTTGA